A stretch of DNA from Streptomyces rubradiris:
CGGCCGGCTGGCCGCCCGGGACCCGCGCACCGGCGGCCCCTATGTCTACGCCCGTGAGGCGTTCGGCGACTTCGCCGGCTTCCTCGCGGCCTGGTCGTACTGGATCACCACCTGGGTGTCGAACGCGGCGCTCGCCGTCGCCGCCGTCGGCTACCTGGACGTTCTGGTCCCGGTCAACGACCACCGCTGGACCGCCTGCCTGGCCGCGCTGGCCCTCCAGTGGCTGCCCGCCCTCGCCAACTTCGCCGGCACCCGGTACGTCGGCGCCGTCCAGCTGGTCTCCACCGTGCTGAAGTTCGTACCGCTGCTGCTGGTGGCGGTCGGCGGGCTGTTCTTCTTCGACCCGGACCGGCTCGGGCCGTTCAACGCGAGCGGGCACGGCGCGGTCGGCGCGGTCTCCGCCTCCGCCGCCCTGCTGCTCTTCTCCTACCTCGGGGTGGAGTCCGCCGCCGTCAGCGCCGGCGAGGTCAAGAACGCCCGCCGCAACGTGGGCCGCGCCACCGTCATCGGCACCGCGGGCGCGGCGCTGGTGTACCTGCTGGGCACGGTGTCGGTGTTCGGCACGGTCGCCCACGACCGGCTGGTGTCCTCCACCGCGCCGTTCTCGGACGCCGTGAACACGATGTTCGGGGGCAGCTGGGGCGGTACGGCGGTGGCGCTCGCCGCGCTCGTGTCGATGACCGGCTGCCTCAACGGCTGGACCCTGCTCAGCGCCCAGACGCCGTACGCGGCGGCGCGCGACGGGCTGTTCCCGAGCGCCTTCGCCCGCCGCCGGCGGGGCGTGCCCACGGTCGGCGTGGGCGTGACGGTCGTCCTCGCCTCGCTGCTCACCGTCTACAACTACTTCTCCGGCTCGGGCAAGGTCTTCGACGTCCTGGTCCTGGTGACCACGTTCACCGCGACCGTCCCGTATCTGCTGGCCACCGCCGCGCAGATCTTCCACCTGGTGGCCGGGCGGCCCGGGCAGGTCGACCGGGGGCGGCTGGTGCGGGACTCCGTGATCACCGCCGTGGCCGCCGCGTTCTCCGTCTGGCTGATGGCGGGCGCCGGTTACGCGGCGGTGTACCAGGGTGTGCTGTTCCTGTTCGTCGGGATCATCGTCTACGCGGTGATGGCGGCGCGCCGGCAGCGCAGGCAGGCGCCGGCGGGCGAGATGCCGGCGGCCGGGACCTCAGCGGTCGAGACGGCGTAGCCCACCGGCCCCCGGCTCCGTGACCCCCGGCACTTCGGTGTCCGGGGGTTCGGTGTTCTCGGGCCCGGTGTCCGCGGGCGGATGCTCCGGCGGCGCGCTGTGGACTCCGGGCCGGTACTTGGGGACCCGGAGGGTGACCTTCGTCCCCGCTCCGACGCCCGTCTCGATCACCAGGCCGTGCTCGTCGCCGTAGACCTGGCGCAGCCGCTCGTCCACGTTGCGCAACCCGATGCCCGCCGTCGGGCCGTCCTCGCCGCGCAGGATGCGGCGGAGCCGGCCGGGCTCCGTGCCCACCCCGTCGTCCTCGACGACGATCCGGGCCGTCGCCCCCTCGTCCCGTGCGGTGATCGTGATCCGGCCGCGCCCGGTGCTGCCCTCCAGTCCGTGCTTGACCGCGTTCTCCACCAGGGGCTGGAGGCAGAGGAAGGGCACGGCCACCGGCAGCACCTCGGGGGCGATCCGCAGGGTGACCTCCAGCCGCGGCCCGAACCGGGCCCGGACCAGCTCCAGGAACTGCTCGACGGCGCGCAATTCCTCGGCCAGGGTGGTGAACGCGCCGTGCCGGCGGAAGGAGTAGCGGGCGAAGTCGGCGAACTCCAGCAGCAGCTCGCGGGCCCGCTCGGGGTCGGTCCGCACGAAGGACGCGATCGCCGCCAGCGAGTTGTAGACGAAGTGCGGGGAGATCTGCGCCCGCAGCGCCCGGACCTCCGCCTCGATCAGGCCGGTGCGGGTCCGGTCGAGGTCGGCGAGTTCCAGCTGGACGGAGACCCAGCGCGCCACCTCCTCGGTGGCCCGCGCCCCGGACCCCGGCTCGCCCGCGCCGAGCACGACGAGGGCGCCGGGCACCCGCCGGTCGACGGTGAGCGGGGCGGCGGCGCCCCAGCGCACCGGGCAGTCCGGGTCCGGGCAGGCGACGGCGAAGGTCTGCGCGCGGCCGGTGTCCAGCACCTGGCGGACCCGCTCCAGGGCCGCCTCCGCGTGGTGCCGGCCCGGCCCCTCCCAGGCCAGCAGCCGGTCCTCGGCGGTGAGCCCGAGCGCGGCCGTGCCGAACAGCGGCCGCAGCCCGCGGACCGCCTTGCGGGCGGCTTCCGGGGTGAGTCCGGCGCGCAGCGGGGGCGCGGCCACGGACGCGGTGTGCAGGGTGCGGAAGGTGGCGCGTTCCACGGGGGTGCCGGGGTCCGGGCCGCCGTGGGCCGCCCGGCGGGCCAGCAGGCGTCCGGTGGCGAGCCCGGCGGCGAAGAGCAGCGGGGCCCCGGCGGCGAGCAGGGCGAGGCCGTTCACGGGCGCGTGCCGTGGGCGGCGTACCGCCGAAGCCGGTGGGTGGTCATGGCGTCGTCACTCCTCGGCGGGTGCTGGGCAGGTCCCGGCCGGCCGGGCGTTCGGGCAGGTGGAGGCGGGCCATGACGGCCTCGGTGCCGGGCGGTACGCGGTCCCTGGTCGCCAGGGACACCAGGATCATGGTCAGGAAGCCGAGCGGGACGGACCACACGGCGGGCCAGGCGAGCAGGGAGTGCGCCCAGCCGCCGGCCGGTGGCCCGGCGATGGTCAGGGTGACGGCGATGAGGGCGCCGCCACCGCCGGCGAGGAGTCCGGCGATCGCGCCGGGCGGGGTCAGCCCGCGCCACCAGATGCCGAGCACCAGCAGCGGGCAGAAGGCGGAGGCGGCCACGGCGAAGGCGAGTCCCACGGCGCCGGCGACGGGGAGCTGGCCGGCGGCCACGCTCACGGTGCCGGGCACGGCCACCGCCGGCAGCGTGGCGAGCCGGAAGCGGCGGACGCCGAGCGAGGGCAGCACGTCCTGGCTGAGCACGCCCGCGACGGACAGGGTGAGCCCGGAGGCGGTGGACAGGAAGGCGGCGCAGGCACCGGCGGCGATCAGCGCGCCGAGCAGATCGCCTGCGGTGCCGCCGAGCAGCCGCTCGGGCAGGACGAGGACGGCGGCGTCGGTGTCGCCGGTGAGCAGCAGGTCGGGAGCGTAGAGCCGGCCGAGGACGCCATAGAGGGGCGGCAGCAGGTAGAAGCCGCCGACGAGGGCGAGCACGATCACGGTGGTGCGCCGGGCGGCGCGGCCGTCGGGGTTGGTGTAGAAGCGGACGAGGACGTGCGGCAGCCCCATGGTGCCGAGGAAGGTGGCACAGATCAGCCCGTACGTGGCGTAGAGCGGATGCGCCTCCTCGCCGCCGGACAGCGGTGCCGCCCAGCCGGCGGCGCCGCCCGGCCGGCCGTCGCCGGAGGCGCGCTCGGGCACCGGAGTCCCGGGCGTGAAGCGCAGGGTGGTGCCGGCCCGGATCTCGTGCACCCCGGGGTCCAGCGCCAGCGGGGCGCCGTCGTAGGTCCTGCCGTCCACGGCACCGCTCGCCACGGCCCGCAGCGGCGCCTCGATCCGCAGCCGTACGGTGCTGTCGACGGTGACCTGGGTGTGCCGGCGGAAGGCCGGCGGCTCCTCCAGGGCGCCGGCGGGGCGCGGGTCGCCGTGCCAGGCGAGCAGCAGGAACAGCGCGGGTACGAGGAGCGCGATCAGCTTCAGGCAGTACTGGAACGCCTGCACGAAAGTGATGCCGCGCATGCCGCCGGCGGCCACGGCCAGGGTGACGACGACGGCGACGAGCACGCCGCCGAGCCAGTGCGGGGCGCCCGTGACCAGGCCGAGGGTGAGGCCGGCGCCCTGGAGCTGGGGCAGCAGGTAGAGCCAGCCGACGCCGACGACGAGCACCCCGGCGACCCGCCGGGCGGCCGTGGAGCCGAGCCGTGAGTCGGCGAAGTCGGGCAGGGTGTAGGCACCGGAGCGGCGCAGCGGGGCGGCGACGAACGCGAGCAGGACGAGGTAGCCGGCCGCGTAGCCGACCGGGAACCAGAGCATCTGGACGCCCTCGGCGGCGACGAGCCCGGCGATGCCGAGGAAGGAGGCGGCCGAGAGGTACTCCCCGCTGACGGCCATCGCGTTGAGGTACGGCGGGACGGTACGGGAGGCGACGTAGAAGTCGGAGGTGGTGCGGGAGACGCGCAGCCCCACCGAGCCGATCACCAGCGTGGCCAGGACCGCCGCCGACACGGCCACGATGCCGTACGTCTGGTTCACCCGGCGGCTCCAAGGGCCCGGGCCCCGGTCACCGCCGGGTCCCCTCGTCCCGTTCCACGGCGTCCCGTTCGTTGCGTTCGGCCCGCACGACGTACCACCGGCCGATGACGACGAACACGGGGTAGGCGCCGACTCCGAGCACGGCCCAGACGAGCAGCGCGCTGCCCGGCCGGGCCGCCGGGTCGGGCAGGGCGGCGAAGACGAGGGGCAGCGGGCCG
This window harbors:
- a CDS encoding cation acetate symporter, with the translated sequence MNQTYGIVAVSAAVLATLVIGSVGLRVSRTTSDFYVASRTVPPYLNAMAVSGEYLSAASFLGIAGLVAAEGVQMLWFPVGYAAGYLVLLAFVAAPLRRSGAYTLPDFADSRLGSTAARRVAGVLVVGVGWLYLLPQLQGAGLTLGLVTGAPHWLGGVLVAVVVTLAVAAGGMRGITFVQAFQYCLKLIALLVPALFLLLAWHGDPRPAGALEEPPAFRRHTQVTVDSTVRLRIEAPLRAVASGAVDGRTYDGAPLALDPGVHEIRAGTTLRFTPGTPVPERASGDGRPGGAAGWAAPLSGGEEAHPLYATYGLICATFLGTMGLPHVLVRFYTNPDGRAARRTTVIVLALVGGFYLLPPLYGVLGRLYAPDLLLTGDTDAAVLVLPERLLGGTAGDLLGALIAAGACAAFLSTASGLTLSVAGVLSQDVLPSLGVRRFRLATLPAVAVPGTVSVAAGQLPVAGAVGLAFAVAASAFCPLLVLGIWWRGLTPPGAIAGLLAGGGGALIAVTLTIAGPPAGGWAHSLLAWPAVWSVPLGFLTMILVSLATRDRVPPGTEAVMARLHLPERPAGRDLPSTRRGVTTP
- a CDS encoding sensor histidine kinase, with amino-acid sequence MNGLALLAAGAPLLFAAGLATGRLLARRAAHGGPDPGTPVERATFRTLHTASVAAPPLRAGLTPEAARKAVRGLRPLFGTAALGLTAEDRLLAWEGPGRHHAEAALERVRQVLDTGRAQTFAVACPDPDCPVRWGAAAPLTVDRRVPGALVVLGAGEPGSGARATEEVARWVSVQLELADLDRTRTGLIEAEVRALRAQISPHFVYNSLAAIASFVRTDPERARELLLEFADFARYSFRRHGAFTTLAEELRAVEQFLELVRARFGPRLEVTLRIAPEVLPVAVPFLCLQPLVENAVKHGLEGSTGRGRITITARDEGATARIVVEDDGVGTEPGRLRRILRGEDGPTAGIGLRNVDERLRQVYGDEHGLVIETGVGAGTKVTLRVPKYRPGVHSAPPEHPPADTGPENTEPPDTEVPGVTEPGAGGLRRLDR
- a CDS encoding amino acid permease, whose protein sequence is MHNTGTVAQSAPASAETPAAPPTVPAEDPRGDAGRHARRFGLPVATALVMGNIIGGGIFLLPASIAPYGTVSLVAFVVLTVGAIALALVFGRLAARDPRTGGPYVYAREAFGDFAGFLAAWSYWITTWVSNAALAVAAVGYLDVLVPVNDHRWTACLAALALQWLPALANFAGTRYVGAVQLVSTVLKFVPLLLVAVGGLFFFDPDRLGPFNASGHGAVGAVSASAALLLFSYLGVESAAVSAGEVKNARRNVGRATVIGTAGAALVYLLGTVSVFGTVAHDRLVSSTAPFSDAVNTMFGGSWGGTAVALAALVSMTGCLNGWTLLSAQTPYAAARDGLFPSAFARRRRGVPTVGVGVTVVLASLLTVYNYFSGSGKVFDVLVLVTTFTATVPYLLATAAQIFHLVAGRPGQVDRGRLVRDSVITAVAAAFSVWLMAGAGYAAVYQGVLFLFVGIIVYAVMAARRQRRQAPAGEMPAAGTSAVETA